A stretch of the bacterium genome encodes the following:
- a CDS encoding glutaredoxin domain-containing protein, whose protein sequence is MNFQVFAKENCELCKKAQDVLSRAGVTPEVRYVEGTAATPENLADFAWYDWTDTPPLVVATDGNDIVGRWVAADIKTAWLPEVKRWLAEHQSA, encoded by the coding sequence TTGAATTTTCAGGTTTTTGCTAAAGAGAATTGTGAGCTCTGCAAGAAGGCCCAGGACGTGTTGAGCCGGGCCGGCGTCACGCCTGAAGTCAGGTACGTCGAAGGGACTGCTGCTACACCCGAGAATCTGGCCGACTTCGCGTGGTATGATTGGACAGATACCCCGCCGCTGGTGGTCGCCACCGACGGGAATGACATCGTGGGCCGCTGGGTCGCGGCCGACATCAAGACCGCCTGGCTGCCCGAGGTCAAGCGCTGGCTCGCGGAACACCAGTCCGCGTGA
- a CDS encoding FAD:protein FMN transferase, with protein sequence MRKETRLMMDTYVTIQAVGPASRADKAIDAAFARLDEVSRKFNHLDSASPLYAFNERNVPITDREIIHVLATAQRISVLSGGAFDVTVEPLVRLWGFYGDHPALPSQRQIDSCLKFVGYQNLVIDSGRVTKRNSATRIDLGGIAKGFGLVEAARVLRQAGVDSALIDLGGDIYAIGRKGDQPWRVGIRNPRGDGVVGIVPLTDMAAVTSGDYERYFWGPPGEGSGHDPDSSRESGRVPRDSVRYCHIIDPHTGWPARGYCSATVLMRDPLLAQGFAKVLFILGPDALKLCDSAGYVDWLLITDSMKAITSEGLKGSVNPSLVGASACEKPDSR encoded by the coding sequence GTGCGGAAAGAGACGCGCCTGATGATGGACACTTATGTCACGATTCAGGCGGTCGGGCCGGCATCGAGGGCCGACAAGGCTATTGATGCCGCCTTTGCCCGGCTTGATGAGGTCAGCCGCAAGTTCAATCATTTGGACAGCGCGAGCCCGCTGTACGCGTTCAATGAGCGGAACGTCCCGATTACCGACCGGGAAATCATCCACGTGCTCGCGACGGCTCAGCGCATCAGCGTTCTCTCCGGCGGGGCGTTCGACGTGACGGTCGAGCCCCTGGTTCGACTTTGGGGCTTCTATGGCGACCATCCGGCCCTGCCGTCGCAGCGGCAGATTGACTCCTGCCTGAAGTTCGTCGGGTATCAGAACCTTGTCATCGACAGCGGCCGGGTGACCAAGCGCAACTCGGCGACCCGCATTGACCTCGGCGGCATCGCCAAAGGCTTCGGCCTGGTCGAGGCCGCGCGCGTGTTGCGGCAGGCGGGAGTAGATTCGGCGCTCATCGACCTTGGCGGCGATATCTACGCCATCGGCAGGAAGGGAGACCAACCGTGGAGGGTGGGCATCCGCAACCCAAGAGGCGATGGCGTAGTCGGCATCGTCCCGCTCACCGACATGGCCGCAGTGACTTCAGGCGACTACGAACGGTACTTCTGGGGCCCGCCGGGGGAAGGCTCGGGACACGATCCCGATTCCTCGCGGGAATCTGGTCGTGTCCCTCGCGACAGCGTCCGCTACTGCCACATCATAGACCCGCACACCGGCTGGCCCGCGCGCGGCTACTGCAGTGCGACCGTGCTGATGCGGGACCCGCTACTGGCGCAAGGCTTTGCCAAGGTGCTGTTTATCCTCGGGCCCGATGCGCTCAAGCTCTGCGACAGCGCCGGGTATGTTGACTGGCTGCTGATAACCGACAGCATGAAAGCGATAACGTCCGAAGGATTGAAGGGCTCCGTGAATCCGAGCCTTGTTGGCGCTTCAGCGTGTGAGAAACCGGATTCCCGTTAG
- the ccsA gene encoding cytochrome c biogenesis protein CcsA produces MTGPALLFAALAAYVVAAVAAGIARSRHQAGLLSGASVAASAVGLCLQLAFTTARTVAVGFLPFASRFESMALFALVSQATGLVVYLATRRLSAKLGTDAVSVLLLLGTLMPHGFSPGGGLNPILNSPWFAFHIAVAFGGYGCFTAGLAWCIAWLFDRKLDLNPTVPRRLALAGLLLLGAGILTGAMWADSSWGTYWSWDPKESWALLTWTLMAAWLHLSGNRPRRWAAALGFGLVFAAMLFTFIGINLLSWGLHRY; encoded by the coding sequence GTGACCGGCCCTGCGCTCCTCTTTGCCGCGCTTGCCGCGTACGTGGTCGCCGCGGTTGCGGCCGGAATCGCCCGGAGCCGGCATCAGGCCGGACTGTTGTCCGGCGCAAGCGTGGCCGCCTCAGCAGTCGGCCTGTGCCTGCAGCTCGCCTTCACGACAGCACGCACGGTCGCGGTCGGCTTCCTGCCGTTCGCCTCTCGATTCGAGTCGATGGCCTTGTTCGCGCTCGTGTCGCAGGCGACGGGGCTGGTCGTCTATCTCGCGACTCGACGGCTTTCGGCCAAGCTCGGCACTGACGCGGTCAGCGTCCTGCTGCTACTCGGGACGTTGATGCCACACGGGTTCTCCCCGGGCGGCGGCCTTAATCCGATTCTCAATAGCCCGTGGTTCGCGTTCCACATCGCGGTAGCATTCGGCGGCTACGGCTGTTTCACCGCCGGTCTCGCCTGGTGCATCGCGTGGCTCTTTGACCGCAAGCTCGACCTCAACCCGACGGTGCCGCGCCGGCTCGCTCTCGCCGGTCTGCTGCTGCTCGGGGCCGGTATCCTGACCGGCGCGATGTGGGCCGACTCCTCGTGGGGCACCTACTGGAGCTGGGACCCCAAGGAATCCTGGGCACTGCTCACGTGGACACTGATGGCGGCCTGGCTGCACCTGAGTGGCAATAGACCACGGCGCTGGGCAGCGGCGCTCGGTTTCGGTCTGGTCTTTGCCGCAATGTTGTTCACGTTCATCGGCATCAACCTGTTGAGCTGGGGCCTGCACCGGTACTAG
- a CDS encoding YHS domain-containing protein: MNHEHDSKEGNLDPVCGMTVTKENAACSYDYKGKTYYFCAASCKAEFAADPGKYLK, translated from the coding sequence ATGAACCATGAGCACGACAGCAAAGAGGGAAACCTAGACCCGGTGTGCGGGATGACAGTAACCAAGGAAAACGCCGCCTGCAGCTACGACTACAAGGGCAAGACGTACTACTTCTGCGCGGCAAGCTGCAAGGCCGAGTTTGCGGCTGACCCGGGTAAGTATCTGAAATAG